The SAR324 cluster bacterium genome window below encodes:
- the genX gene encoding EF-P lysine aminoacylase GenX produces the protein MLHSRQTPYRTHRKPLLSIEKLDAGQYAGRFSGYVEGEKTFAWVLLEEVAFKLCFQQYPQIPEGAIIRFDVDHSCHVLDVEILNCPVTSVPASGDVLRWRQGTVPRMKILRERHSILRDVRNWFDQQDFMEVQTPCLVQAPSPEAQFFPFRVEEDNYLITSPEFQMKRLLVGGFERIYQITTCFRGKENGSRHNPEFTMLEWYRAFDTLGRIYQDLLECLVCVTENHLARTGGSDSIFLKPWQYASVAEVFQEYLHLPAEALLSKHALKLHALEQKHGACLENAESYEEIFFRLWHLMEPKLGHSSPIVVYDWPVQLASLARTREDHPEFVERAELYVSGMELSNGFGELIDASVQRQRFEQNLVDYAEIHRRLPPLDECFLSSLEQAMPPSAGIALGLDRVVMLLTGTTSIQDVLCFAWNER, from the coding sequence ATGCTTCATAGCAGACAGACGCCATACCGGACACATCGGAAGCCTCTTCTTTCCATCGAAAAGCTTGACGCGGGACAATATGCCGGCCGATTTTCGGGTTATGTAGAAGGTGAAAAAACATTTGCCTGGGTTCTGCTCGAGGAGGTAGCGTTTAAGTTATGCTTTCAGCAGTATCCTCAAATCCCTGAAGGTGCCATTATTCGCTTTGACGTGGATCACTCCTGTCACGTTCTGGATGTTGAAATTCTGAATTGTCCTGTCACGTCTGTGCCTGCGTCAGGAGATGTTTTAAGGTGGCGTCAGGGAACTGTGCCAAGAATGAAGATCCTGCGGGAACGTCACAGTATTTTGCGAGATGTCCGGAACTGGTTTGATCAACAGGATTTCATGGAAGTCCAGACGCCCTGCCTTGTGCAGGCTCCCAGTCCGGAAGCACAGTTTTTTCCGTTTCGAGTGGAAGAAGATAATTATCTGATCACTTCACCTGAATTTCAGATGAAACGACTGCTGGTCGGCGGTTTCGAGCGCATTTATCAGATAACAACCTGTTTTCGTGGAAAAGAAAACGGGAGCCGGCATAATCCTGAATTTACGATGCTGGAATGGTACAGGGCTTTTGACACATTGGGTCGTATTTATCAGGATTTACTTGAATGCCTCGTTTGTGTTACAGAAAACCATCTGGCGCGGACAGGTGGCAGTGATTCGATTTTTCTGAAACCATGGCAATATGCCTCTGTAGCAGAAGTTTTTCAGGAATATTTACACCTTCCTGCTGAAGCTTTACTGTCAAAGCACGCACTTAAATTGCACGCCTTGGAGCAGAAACACGGAGCATGTCTGGAAAACGCAGAGAGCTATGAAGAAATTTTTTTTCGCTTATGGCATCTCATGGAACCCAAATTGGGCCACTCCAGTCCAATTGTGGTCTATGACTGGCCTGTGCAACTTGCCAGTCTTGCCAGGACTCGGGAAGATCATCCTGAGTTTGTGGAACGTGCGGAACTGTATGTTTCCGGCATGGAATTGTCCAATGGTTTTGGTGAATTGATCGATGCGTCAGTTCAGCGTCAGCGTTTTGAGCAGAATCTGGTGGATTATGCAGAGATCCATCGTCGCCTGCCACCGCTTGATGAATGTTTTTTATCCAGCCTCGAACAGGCTATGCCCCCCAGCGCCGGAATTGCGTTGGGTCTGGACAGAGTTGTCATGTTGCTGACTGGAACCACTTCCATTCAGGATGTTTTGTGTTTTGCGTGGAATGAACGATAA